The following nucleotide sequence is from Drosophila simulans strain w501 chromosome 3L, Prin_Dsim_3.1, whole genome shotgun sequence.
tttgtcggATAAATCCGTTTGATTTGACAATAAATctcagcaaattgaacgaaattggATTTTCGAACCTTTTGCTGCAGACCGGCAATTAAAGGGGATGGAAGTTTCGTACTTATCTTATAAGTTGGTCGCTGGtggacaaacttgaaaaatccaggatatccggctcgaaggaccaaaatgttagggtgatggggttgctggtcctggaaatttcctagtttgctgaaaatcgaacactcggagaaaagcgaacacttgactttgtaaatgcgcgggcgcgaccgggcgtacgtttattgatcgtggtagttatttcacactgaagcttattctaatgcgttgggttctcccaagcgcagcggagactcctcggagactctgtggtgaagagcgggagagcgtaaaAGGGAGTGGAGaacgtaagagggagcggagagcgggtgacagtccaaaccccGTAACTCGAACAATGAATATTCAGATTTTAACAATATTGAATTtgattcatatttaaattctaCAAATGAATAAGCAACTGATGgatttttataattacatGTTGATAACCGAGTAGTTTTAGTGACAGCCGCTGATGTAATTCATTCTTGAACAGTACCTGTTCCAGGTGTAGAGGTACCTGTAATGACCATCTTATTCAGTAACGTAACACAAATTCGGTTGAAGTcgatttattattaatattattatcaatattATTAGAATAATTAGTAGTCTTGACGTTGGCACACCGCGCCGCTCGCCCGTCCGCACTAGAGTAAACTGTCTTCACCATCTCAGTCCTCAGCGGTCATTAGTGTCTAATGTTTCCGGTAGGCCGACATCTGACTGAGGCGTTGGGCATGAGGCTCGATACGTCTGGTTGGAACCTTTTTGATATGTGAAGcatttcttgttattttttgtatcaCCCCCTTCGATTTCTACAATAATATTCTGTCTTTCTAACACATTAAATTGAGTCTTATCAAAGTTTGATGTATGTTTGTTCGGGAACACTACGTTTTTCAAAAGTTCTTTTTCGCCCACTTCGGTATCGATTTCCTTTGCCCCTCTTCTTTTGTCGGCTATTTGCTTTCCcttacatttttcaattatgtcTTTATCTCTTTTCCCAGAGTTCAAGGTTCGCTCGCAGATCTCCCCAATGCCTGGAATTTTGACACGGATAACCCTGTAGAACATCAGCTTTGTGGGCCCTGCCCCTGTTGTTCCATATGGGGTTACTTTGTACATGAGGAGGCCTCCATTATCCGTTCGTAGGTTCTCAGTATATCCCAAAAGATGTCTTTCATTGGCTCTACCAGGGTCATGGAAGATATGGTTTTAAAAAACTTATGCTCCATATGATGTTCTTCGTGGGCTAACTCCAGTATTCTTTCTCTCAATGATGTTGAGCGGGCCAACAGCTGAGTGCTCGTTACGAAAGGAGTAAAGGTTTGCTAACGTATCGGACTCGACTCCTGGCGTCGGGCAACTGATTGCGTTTATAATCTCTTCATCCCTCGTGGAAGACTCAGCTATATGGAGTCGCACCAGCCTCCTTTCAATACGGGCTTCTAAGGGATTGTGATCAGTTACGAGCTCGAAATGCAGACCTCGCAGGTAATAGTAAAATCTCTCCACCGGCCAAGCCAGGGCAAGGCTTTTCTTCGTCGTTTGAGAGTAGCGTTTCTCCACCTCTGAAGGGCCTTGCTAGCTGAGGTAATTGTCAATGGTTTATATAATTTGGTATGCAATAAAACGGCCCCGAGGGAAACCGGGCTAGCATCCACAATCACCCACGTACGATGCTTTGGATAGAAATATTATAGCTTGGGTACCTTGTACCTTGTTGTTGAAACCTCTCGGCTTCGCCTCTGGAtaatttgttttcggttttcagcAGCTTCCTTAGCTTCCTATGACTTGCAAGGTCAGGAATGAACTTCCCGACGTGGGGTACCAGACCGAGaattgctttgtttgccagtCGAATGCCGACGCATATTCAAGCGCTTGGACCAATAGGAGATATCCAAGCTCTTGGACCCGTCACAGGTTCAAATATGTCTCGACCAGGCTTCTCTGAGTTTTTCCATTACCTTGTCCTCGAGAGCTGCCGGAACTCGTCTCACTGGTTGCTTATGTCAGAATCGATTGAAAGTTTTACGTCGGGAAAAGTGTCATTTCTACAATACGGTTAATGTTTCTTCCCAGTCGGAAGACTTTTAACTCGGCCCAAATGATATTGTTTCCCATTTTTAAGAACGTAAAATGAAGCAATCTCTTCGGTACCTGGTTCAACGGGCCTCGAAAATACAAATTGCTCGGAATTGCTTTTCCGAGTGGGTTATTACGTTAAAGACTGTGGCTTTTCCCTTTACAAGCTGAGAACAGTCCTCGTGTCTAATTAGGTTAAATTTGCAACCGAGTCGATGATTAGTTGAATTTCACGGACTCACACTCGGCATTGTATTAACATTGTATAAAGCTTTAAAGCAGTGTTCatcgacttttttttttagattttgggGCTGGTGGCCTCCTTCTCCACACGGCGTATATACGTACGAGACCTTTTCAGATTACTCCTATCGGACTTAGGGAATAGACTGTTCAGGTTAGTTCGACATTTCCTGACGAAGTGTCCCGGCTTCGAGCATTTAttgctttgtttgccagtCGAATGCCGACGCATATTCAAGCGCTTGGACCAATAGGAGATATCCAAGCTCTTGGACCCGTCACAGGTTCAAATATGTCTCGACCAGGCTTCTCTGAGTTTTTCCATTACCTTGTCCTCGAGAGCTGCCGGAACTCGTCTCACTGGTTGCTTATGTCAGAATCGATTGAAAGTTTTACGTCGGGAAAAGTGTCATTTCTACAATACGGTTAATGTTTCTTCCCAGTCGGAAGACTTTTAACTCGGCCCAAATGATATTGTTTCCCATTTTTAAGAACGTAAAATGAAGCAATCTCTTCGGTACCTGGTTCAACGGGCCTCGAAAATACAAATTGCTCGGAATTGCTTTTCCGAGTGGGTTATTACGTTAAAGACTGTGGCTTTTCCCTTTACAAGCTGAGAACAGTCCTCGTGTCTAATTAGGTTAAATTTGCAACCGAGTCGATGATTAGTTGAATTTCACGGACTCACACTCGGCATTGTATTAACATTGTATAAAGCTTTAAAGCAGTGTTCatcgacttttttttttagattttgggGCTGGTGGCCTCCTTCTCCACACGGCGTATATACGTACGAGACCTTTTCAGATTACTCCTATCGGACTTAGGGAATAGACTGTTCAGGTTAGTTCGACATTTCCTGACGAAGTGTCCCGGCTTCGAGCATTTATTGCAGGTGACTTTTCTTGCCGGACATTATTGGTTATTGAATACGTGACCTACCGTTCCCCACCTGGGGCATTCCGCACTCTGCTTCAAACCGCGATTTGCACTTTTACAGATGGGTTCTGCAACTGGTATTGATGTCATTGCCTTTGTTACCTTTTGATCTGTTCTGATCTAGAGGTTCCCACACATCTATAATTTTATCTTTAAGGCGTATGTCCTCAATCTCCGAACGTACATCTTGGTATTTGCTGACGGAGTCGCAGCAAGAAATCCGCTAATCCGTGTCAGGTCTCTAAATAGATGTCTCTTAAACGTTGAGTTCTGTGTCGGTGAGAAGTGTTTATTTAGATGGACGATGAGGAAGGGACCGATGTCGACGAGGACCAGGTAAAGAGTGTACTACTATTGACTGTAGCTGGACTCCTCAAAAGAGTAGTAGCGTACTccttttctcctttttttcggtttcaatATCCTCGTCATatttatgtgcatacatatgaaAAAGAATTCTTATGTGCTACGTGGCTATGTGCCTGCCTAGTGTCTGGGTTCTGATTTCCCCAAGTTACATTTGATGTTTAGttattttcgtttgtttgattttccttCTTTGGCCTCCTCCACCCGACATCTAtattagtttttttgtttacaactcAGATTAATTACATAGTTCTTTTCTTAAAAGCTTGTGATAATTCCTTCtctctcccttttttttatttatttgtttatgtattataattaatttgttataaataaacctATTGTATATTTTGCCTTTTAACACTTATCAGATTCTCTCTTTAGAACTTGTGATGCGTACTCGGCCTTAAAACtcccttttttgtttggatttctTTGGTTGCTAGGGAGTGTCTTTCTTActcagaagaagaagacgaagAGTAATTTCTTCACTTAACCTATCATGCggagtgcgtgtgtgagtgtgtggaaCGAGAGAGGAAAAATTATTGAATGAAAAACCCACCACAAAGTTGCTTTCTGTTGGCAACGTGCAGATTTGCATTTACTCCGTTAATTCCTTCTCTCCCTTTtcttattatttccatttttcttcttcttttatCAGAGTttcaatcacacacacacaaacacgacCCAAGTCACGACGTGCGTTACTTGCAATTCTTCTTctgtcgttttttttttcttcacttttctttttctgatttgcaaatttaccaaatatttgcagtttatattattatttacctaTTTTTTTCTTGCCGTTGACACACCGTCCGCACCAGAGTAAACTGTCTTCGCCCTCTCACTACCCAGTGTCCGCTAGGCGTCAACGTCGCGTCGCCGCTCTTCCAATGTTTGGTTGTTTGCAAACCCGTCATTTGGACGATTAAATCAAACTAATTCTTCTATCGATCGAGCAGGTTTATCTATTGGTCAATGTTCATAAAATTGAGGGGCTTATATTCGATTTATGCCAGATTTTATCCTTATCAATGAACGCAGCGACGAGACAGCAGCTAGCCAAACGGCAGCGACGTCAATAGAAGCTGCTACAGCACCCACGGCCGCgttgtaatttaaaaatttgatttaacaTTCATTTATGCttcttttaataaaaacccgTAAGCACTTAAAAATAGGCTACTATGTACAAATTACAATCTAGGTGGCAAGGCTATATCATTTACATGCTGGTGAGAAAATTTGGGACAATCTTATTAAGCTCTTACAGACCATTTCGATATTGGATCGATTATGTAAATCAGCTGTTGAGTGATGCCAAGGGAGATTAAAGAttagttttagtatttttattttttttgcctcaTTTGTAGCAGGTTTATGTGACATTTCGCTATATCTGACCTTACTGGAGCACCTTAGAAATTTACTGCTTGAAAGATTCTTCTGAAcagaaacattttgttttcaatgttTAATCTGGAATTTCTGTTTATAAATGGATAAAGCAAGCAGATAATGGCTTTAAGTCTTTTGATCGTTTCACTTACATATGTGATCTTTGaattttagcttttttagCGTGAGACCCAAGTATTAATACCTGAAGGTTTGCAGTTTTGTCTGCTGAGAGTAATCCAGAGCAAAGACCAGCTGTGTCATCAGCAAAGATCAATGTTGTGCAATGGGTTAAAGTTGGGAAATCTTAGGTATATATACTATACCATACTGAGGATAAGCATGAGCCTTTGGACAACCAACCGGCGGGAATACTTACTGTCGTGGATGTGGCAACAAAGGACAACAAGGGCGATCCCTTTTCTAGGAAATTCTGTACAATTTTGATGCCTGCTGGgtgaaaatttaaacataacaGTTTATGGATTAGGCCATCATGCCACACTGAGTTAAAGGCGGCATTAATGTCTAACAGGACCATACCCAGTTGACTTGGAACGAAGTaagtttttcataattttttttaattctaattaGTGGTAGCACTAAATTGTGCTCGGTACGAATGCCTGCATCCATTTAGATCAGTATGTCAAGAAACTGTTTACACACTGTAAAATAAGTTGCATTTGTGAATTTGAATGTAATAATTAAGGATTCTTTGAGTAATTAAACACAATTTTTagggaatataattaaacaatatttattttacttataaatcaATATATTGAATATACAAGAAAACAAATTCCAAGTTTACACCCTTATGACACTGCCAAGAAACTCttgcttttattaaaattctattctattcaacactagattttaaatttatatatatattatattatatattattatataatatatatatattatattatattatttataaatttatatttatataaatttatattatatattgaatttttgAAGAGTACGtgggaaaagccaaaaattacatAACACTACGAGTAGCGggtataaaaacatatattttaccATGGCAAAGAAATGCACGTGAAAGGTCAAACAGGGAAAGGGCATATATCGGcttatctctctctctctttatAAAGAGTGTTTATCGATTTCGACGTCAACAGAATGTGCGTCAAATTAGCGCCGGCGAGTTAGCGTCAATGGCGGAAAGGTGGAATATTCAAACTTGGagagttttttttatttatttatttattttttcgttttttataagtgaattgtaaaaaataaaatttcaaggattttaaaaaataaagatcTACCCATCTATGTACTACTTAATTTTATAGGactcaaaaaaattaaaaattataattaaaattaaattaaaaaattgccGTAAGATTTTATGGAAATGCAATCGGAGCATAGAAGTCTGGCCGTCACCTCAAAAGTGTTAAATTGATATaggaaattgtatttatagCCATATACTTCTTAAGCTATTTTTAGACCAAATAAATACGTATGAAAAATGAGCTTTTCATTTCcgaatttctttaaatttgtgATCGTAATAATAGTGATAATTTAACGCACTCTTAGAACAATCAAATTTTTCGCAATGAATTGGCGGAGTTTTATTGTTACTTTATTAGTGTGGTCACTACAAGTTCTTCAATTAAATGGCACTGGAATTAAAAACCTAAGCAGAACAAGAGACTCTTTTAGAGCAGTACAAGTACCCAAACAGTTTTATGATGCTATCGAAAAAGCAGATTTTAGTAAACATagtttacaaaataaattagagcATTTCCTGGAAAAACTTCAAAAAAACTTTACGATATCGGCTGTATTGAGTGACTCCGAAGATATTATCACAAGTGAAAGAAACTATGTCTACAAGATACGAGAGCTATCAACCTTCTTTTATgaagcttctttttctttccaACAATTTTCTTCTGATATCAAAACTTTTTATGAAACATCAAAAAATGCAAGCTACGcacttttgtttaaactacGTCAAGTCCCAACAGGTCAACCAACTCTAGTAAAGGTTTTACTCACAAACTATTTTGCGGAAATAGAATTCTTTCATGTGTTGTTTTCAGAAATTATAGATGAGGCTATGGAATATAGTACTGAATCCCTAAAACGTATTCAAgaactatttttttattatgctgATACTCAACATAATATTCTAgaaaattggaaattgaaaactaatcCTGAATGCTGCAAACTTTATGTCAACTTTTTGCAGAATCAGTCCTCTCAGATTTTTAAATGCGCTACTTTGGATAATCTTAATATAATATACGATGTGTATTCTGTAACGAAGCTTAacataaaatacataataagGCAACTTGAGTTTCGCATCCAGCGATTATTCAATTGTTTAATGTATAACAGCCTTAACCTACAATGTAAGCTTCTTAAAAGCGCAGAACAAGATCTTAAAACCTTATTTAGAAATCTCGCAGAGCTGGACATGTTCATCgatataaaaactaaaaaaggCAGAGCAGCGGCATTAAGATTTCGCCGAGGAAATACATGGAAcaacaatcaaattaaattggaacCGAACCAGAACTACTGTCTTCCAAGTGGCTTTCCAAATACTCAAATGTCAACAGAATTAAAAGaatgtttttactttttagataatatagTGTAACTgcagtaaatattaaaataaaaaaaattatttaatgactGTGGTAAACttgcatattaattatttttcatttcaaaaaatctattttttttaatttgaagtCTGGAATGGTTTGCCCATAATACGGTTGCGATAGAAAACAATATCAAATAGTTTTGCATATCTCTAAGCTAGCTAGCTAAGCAACGAGTCTAAGAGCCGAGAATATCTCGCTTGCTTAAGCTATGTTAAAAGTGTGGTCCAAATTGATATGGAATTCTTTCAAGTTATAATAGGTAGctttttttaaactaaaatatttttaggaaACAATGACTTTAAAATATGATGATGATATGATATCATAATATACCCTAAGTCATTAATGCATCGGATCGCACGGAATCCCCAGATTAAGGcaactaatttatttagctGTAATGTTATCCACACAATCCTAACGAAGGttacgcccactctaacactCCTACTCTAACGAGCCAACCAATACTATCACGCCccctaattaaaaaaaatgtttcgttattttatattttcttatctTGTTATAcacgttactcgtagagtaaaagggtatactaggttcgttgaaaagtatgtcacaggcaaaaggaagcgttttcgaccatataaaatatatgtcgAAGAGTCATCAGGACACCCTTCTTCCTCTTCGTTATTCTCGTTGTCTGCGCAACGTTTTCTGGCGCGTAAGCGAGGCATGTCTGTTCTGCTCAATGATCGGCTACTGGACTGCCTCAATCTCTCTTCAAAAAATCAGAATTACGCGTAGTTCTTAACTCTACACGCATTACCAACACATTTTGGAGATCCACTCCAGTCCGCATACATCAATACTAATGCACACCGCATATTTCTGTACGCTTCCGTTATTCCTGCAGACATCTTCTTCTCCCCGCTCCTACCCGCGACCAGACTACGTTCGGAAGAAACCCTAACGGTTCTCTGCCGCGCATCAAAAGAATAGAAAAGGCGCCTGCATGGCGCGTGCCAAGCAGAAACGCGCAATTACTAGAAATGTTACATTTAAATGATCTGCGACATATATATGTCGCATTACGAAGGTATTTTGACCACAGTATGTGTCTGTGACACTATTACCATAGATAGACCACTACGCTTGCAAGACGCTGCTGCGCAATGAGTTTGGTATATTGCGaaatcattttataatttgacTACGACGCATAATATTACTGGCGCCAAAGTACCGAAACGAGTGAGGCGACGGCGTTGTCGCGCTGTCACCAAGTGTAGTCCAGCTAGCGTGTGTAAAGGATAGATCGATGCGTAGAAAATGCGAGCAGTTGCATGCAGACGATTGCGCACGCCGGTTGGAATTCGCTTCActcaaaaagtttatttgccaacaTGGGAGATCAGGcgcaagaaaatgccaacgctgcgacatatatatattcttgattaggatcaatagccgagtcgatctggccaagtccgtccgtccgtatgaCTCTCTTTTTTATTCTAATACTCATCATCAGAACTAGGTCGTCTAACATCGTCTTTCCTTCCCTAGGGCACTACCGTTAGCACAGGCTGTTCTCGGGGCAGAGTTTTCCACgtgcaacataaataaaaatccgAAAGAGTTTTCACTAagaaagttatttaaaataatgcgGACTGGGGACTAGCGGCCTATCTGGAGAGTTTCCActcgaaaaataataaaaccgcCGAAGTTCGCTTTCCGAATTTATTGCTCGGGCGCAGCTTCGATATCAGTAGTCTGTCTAGTGGGTATGTGTGATATGATTAGTGACTCGTTGTTTTTGGGATTCATCCAAGTTGATGTTTTCCATTCGGAGTTACAATATGACCAAAAAaagattgttttttttttttaagaattcGCATTTattgaattgcaattttaaagttgcttcggacaatttattaaaaaccaattgtaATGAATTTAGATGTTCATCAAGCgatgaagaaaaaacaattatgtCATCTAGGTAAACTAAACAATGCTTGTAGAGCAGTGGTCGAAGAATGTTATTCATGCACTTTTGAAATGTTGCGGGTGCGTTTCTTCCGAACGAATTCGTAATGTTCGCTCTTGGTGGAGAATGCAGTTTTCTGAATTGATTCTgggtccatttctatttggtgGCCTTTCGCTAGATCtattgttgtaaaatattgacaCTGTCCTAGTTTACCGAGTATTTCATCTATGTTTGACATTGGATATCTATCTGGAATATATATCTGGAATTCTTTCGTTCAACTTTCTAAAGTCATTTACAACTCTGTACTTCTGTTCACCCGAAGCGTCGAGTTTTTTGAATGAATTACTTTATCTAATTAAACCTTGCTTAAGCATTTCTTGTACCGGATTTTTTACTTTCATTTCATGCATactgtttagctattgagctttttcaatagctgttgcgaataataaaaccgaagaaagtttgcttttataacgacagtttttattttgcgaattgttattattctacgatagcgataatcgaatgcgtaagtttagtcttttccgaaacacgaagaattggcaactggcgggcaggcagctgaaatgcagcgcccaagcttaacgtaggtggctaacaacaacaaacaaggaatgagcgccgtacagataaatgcgtgcgagagcagcggtttgcactatgggattcgcaactgctaccactgattaatttgacttataatattaaagaatatgattagtctactgcacagttttggcggctgcatgacccaacacatacatatacatatatacatatttacatatatacatatatacatatatacatatatacatatatacatatatacatatataaaatacatatatacatatatacatataaaaatacatatatacatataaataatacataatataacatatatacatatatacatatatacatatatacatatatacatatatatacatatatacatatatacatatatacatatatacatatatacatatatacatatatacatatatacatatatacatatatacatatatacatatatacatatatacataaaaaaaatatacatatatacatatatacatatataaacatatatacatataaataacatatatacatatatacatatatacatatatacatatatacatatatacatatatacatatatacatatatacatatatacatatatacatatatacatatatacatatatacatatatacatatatacatatatacatatatacatatatacatatataaaaaaaaaaaaaaaaaaaaaaaaaaaaaaaaaaaaaaaaaaaaaaaatatatacatatatacatatatacatatatatatacatatatacatatatacatatatacatatatacatataaaaaaaaaaaaaaaaaaaaaaaaaaaaaaaaaaaaaaaaaaaaaaaaaaaaaaaaaaaaaaaaaaaaaaaaaaaaaaaaaaaaaaaaaaaaaaaaaaaaaaaaaaaaaaaaaaaaaaaaaaaaatatacatatatacatatatacatatataacatatatacatatatacatatatacatatatacatatatacatatatacatatatacatatatacatatatacatatatacatatatacatatatacatatatacatatatacatatatacatatacatatacatatatacatatatacatatatacatatatacatatatacatatatacatatacatatatacatatatacatatatacatatatacatatatacatatatacatatatacatatatacatatatacatatatacatatatacatatatacatatatacatatatacatatatacatatatacatatatacatatatacatatatacatatatacatatatacatatatacatatatacatatatacatatatacatatatacatatatacatatatacatatatacatatatacatatatacatatatacatatatacatatatacatatatacatatatacatatataca
It contains:
- the LOC27206742 gene encoding uncharacterized protein LOC27206742; protein product: MNWRSFIVTLLVWSLQVLQLNGTGIKNLSRTRDSFRAVQVPKQFYDAIEKADFSKHSLQNKLEHFLEKLQKNFTISAVLSDSEDIITSERNYVYKIRELSTFFYEASFSFQQFSSDIKTFYETSKNASYALLFKLRQVPTGQPTLVKVLLTNYFAEIEFFHVLFSEIIDEAMEYSTESLKRIQELFFYYADTQHNILENWKLKTNPECCKLYVNFLQNQSSQIFKCATLDNLNIIYDVYSVTKLNIKYIIRQLEFRIQRLFNCLMYNSLNLQCKLLKSAEQDLKTLFRNLAELDMFIDIKTKKGRAAALRFRRGNTWNNNQIKLEPNQNYCLPSGFPNTQMSTELKECFYFLDNIV